The Halotia branconii CENA392 region CCCGGAATCATAACTAATAAAGCGAACATGGTATAATTTATTTGGTAGACCAAGGAATCATGGGGTCGTTAGCTAACTTTTTCGAGACTTCGTAAGCACCGAAACGATTAAGGTGGCTGGGGTCAGAGAAGTAGTCATTTGCTTTAGGCCAAATTTCGCTTAAGTCTCGATAAATAAAGTTGGGATTGGTAGCTAAACGTAACATGTGTTGCTGAAATTCTTGTTCATGTTTTGTACGTACTGGATCTAAATAATCTGCTGTCAGAGGCATGTTGACAAATACTAAAGAAATTTTCTGAGATTGGGTAAATTGCAGCATTTCTTGAAAGGCTGCATCTTGTATTCCTCCTAATTGGAAAGATTTATAATCGTTGTCATAATTTCCGGTGACTCTGGAGTGCTTTTGATAGTACCTAGTAGGATTAAAACGTACAGATAAAGGTAAAAAACCATCAAAATCAACTGCTTGTTCCAAAGTTTCTGCTTCTAAAGCTTCAGTTTGAGATTGTGTTTGTGATGTCACTGTCTGATGATTACTTACCAAAGGCAAAGATATCAATTGTTTGTGCAGTAAATTTTTCACCTGATCACGATTGGGATAGCTGGCAGAAAGACTGGCTAATGCCTGATTTAATAATTGATTTACGGCCTGATAACTGCTAACCTCTAGTTTTTCTTCTTTCTTAGTTTCTTCGGCAGAGTTTGCAGGTTTTGGCAAGGAGTCATCACTATTTACAGTTGTTGCTGCTTTTTCTAACACTTGTTGATAACCGTTTGAAGCAGCGATCGCATTAAATGTGATATCTTCACGACCGCCGTTAAAAGCACGGGAACCATCTGCCCAAATAATCAGTTTTGGTAGTTCTGATGGTTCTAAAACTTGGCGAATCAAAAAGTCTACAACTTGGGCTGTAGCACCATTAATCCCAAAGTTGAATACATCAATATTTGAATAACCTTGATTGGCTAAAGCTTTAGAAAGGGCAACTGGATCAATTCCTCTTAAGGCGCGGGAAGAACCGACAATCAATACTTGTGGAGGATTACCTTTATTAGCTAGCCGCTGTTTATACAACGCCAACTGCTCATCTAACTGCCTAATATTAAAACTGGGTATTTGCGATCGCGCTGCTAACAAAATCGCTGCGGCGTTAGCTTTTTGTTTCAATGGTGCGGCTGTTAACTTCCGGGATTGGTTTTCACCATCTTGAGTAAAGCCAGAAGCATTAAATCCATCACCTTGACTCTGAGAAGATCTTGTTCTAGTAGTGCTGCTAAAAAATACTTCGCTTTGACTTTGGCTATCTTCAGATTTAAATGATGGAGACGAAACACTGGCTATTTGTGGCAAACTTGGTGTGGTTTGAGCTACAATTCGACCCAAAATCCAATCAGTTTGCAAAGTGAGCAATAATCCCAAAATTCCCCAAACCATTGCCACATTCAGCCCTTGATTATAATGGCTTTGCTGATTTGAGGATTCGGTTTCTGTAAATAATTGGGTTGCTAACAACCATTTTTTCACTTTGGCGGTTGCAGTTGTCGTCCAATCCCGCGCGACTTCTGCAACAAAATTGTGAACTTCTTCAGAAGTCAAATCAGCCCGGAGAATTGGTTCACTAGCCTCAGTACTTAAAAGATCGCTAACGTATTCTGATGTTGCAGCAAATTCTGGGGTAGCTTCTGGAACTAAACGTTGGCGTTGTAATAAATCCACGCCGTGATGCCAAAAAGGCTCTTTATTACCAGCACGGCGGCCGTAGACACGCACTCCTGTAATTCCAGGTAGTTTTAATTGGCGTACAAACTGGGTAACTTTATTGGCTACTTGTTTGCGTGTTGGGCAAACAGGCGCATCACACATAACATGTAATAAATCTTCTTTGCGAAGCAAAAGTACACGGATACCACCTGTTTTCAAACGCCAATCTAGGTCAGAATTAAGTAAACGTTCTAGTAAAAAAACGATCGCTGGTTCATCACCAGTAATCGCTAACTCTAAGGCTGAAGTTGCTAAAGCAGGATGTTCTGCGGCAGGTAAAGACAGCCAATCAATCCATCCTGGTTCTTTTTCGTCTGTTTTTTGTCCGTAAA contains the following coding sequences:
- a CDS encoding DUF1574 family protein; the protein is MKTVLPDSQQSLVQWVSQATGINSFGVKVRLRGNDLHILCEGLECPQRWRTLSDLLRALQQTDLDVLTSKEQPSIYQVFVYGRKKGEYRPKWCHRVYLNQLERHIEQVELALKDSEKSTGVGGALIVSNESLARRGDLNAIARYLSETLSPLGVSVHVKSQQYQPQDGAQTEVNRLWIFCQTSYSPDASLLAEPVAQRLRHLKLSGYQDAVIALQVNGETTPDWLLRIDLTPPELMLKEWARWGDIQAIARLLTEVLSKLNVAVQASLKESTLHLFCTPIGDSPEPDKKQCLAAILPQLEAIAPQGILAATVYGQKTDEKEPGWIDWLSLPAAEHPALATSALELAITGDEPAIVFLLERLLNSDLDWRLKTGGIRVLLLRKEDLLHVMCDAPVCPTRKQVANKVTQFVRQLKLPGITGVRVYGRRAGNKEPFWHHGVDLLQRQRLVPEATPEFAATSEYVSDLLSTEASEPILRADLTSEEVHNFVAEVARDWTTTATAKVKKWLLATQLFTETESSNQQSHYNQGLNVAMVWGILGLLLTLQTDWILGRIVAQTTPSLPQIASVSSPSFKSEDSQSQSEVFFSSTTRTRSSQSQGDGFNASGFTQDGENQSRKLTAAPLKQKANAAAILLAARSQIPSFNIRQLDEQLALYKQRLANKGNPPQVLIVGSSRALRGIDPVALSKALANQGYSNIDVFNFGINGATAQVVDFLIRQVLEPSELPKLIIWADGSRAFNGGREDITFNAIAASNGYQQVLEKAATTVNSDDSLPKPANSAEETKKEEKLEVSSYQAVNQLLNQALASLSASYPNRDQVKNLLHKQLISLPLVSNHQTVTSQTQSQTEALEAETLEQAVDFDGFLPLSVRFNPTRYYQKHSRVTGNYDNDYKSFQLGGIQDAAFQEMLQFTQSQKISLVFVNMPLTADYLDPVRTKHEQEFQQHMLRLATNPNFIYRDLSEIWPKANDYFSDPSHLNRFGAYEVSKKLANDPMIPWSTK